Proteins found in one Pectobacterium atrosepticum genomic segment:
- a CDS encoding ArsR family transcriptional regulator, whose protein sequence is MDFRQPYRYNSSMRPFKHPSPEEFTLERVLYALSDPLRLAIVRCLSVQEEATCSELDGGRPKSSVSHHFRVLRDSGLLHTTNSGTTHINRLRRSEMQQRFPGLLDAILSQSAE, encoded by the coding sequence ATGGATTTTAGACAACCCTATCGCTATAATTCATCTATGAGACCTTTTAAGCACCCGTCCCCTGAAGAATTTACTCTTGAGCGTGTTCTGTACGCCTTGAGCGATCCGTTGCGCTTAGCCATTGTGCGTTGCCTATCCGTACAAGAAGAAGCGACATGTAGCGAACTCGACGGCGGTCGCCCTAAATCCAGCGTGTCACACCATTTTCGCGTGTTGCGCGATTCGGGCCTGCTGCATACCACCAACAGCGGCACCACGCACATCAACCGGCTGCGCCGCAGCGAAATGCAACAGCGTTTCCCCGGCTTACTTGACGCGATCCTGTCTCAATCGGCGGAATAA
- a CDS encoding cupin domain-containing protein, with protein MTTLSIYHRPHITQPVQQLTAFNDIASLLASAGIQLEHWQAEAPPLNASSETILTQYHADIERLKQQEGYTSADVISLAPDHAERKALREKFLQEHTHSEDEVRFFVRGSGAFFVPIGEQVFQLTCEAGDLLRVPANTPHWFDCGEFPDFVAIRIFTNPEGWVGHFTGRETFH; from the coding sequence ATGACAACGCTATCGATTTACCACCGCCCGCACATCACACAGCCCGTCCAGCAGCTCACCGCGTTTAATGATATTGCATCGCTGCTTGCCAGCGCCGGTATTCAGCTAGAGCACTGGCAGGCCGAAGCGCCTCCGCTCAACGCTAGCAGCGAAACCATTTTGACGCAGTATCATGCCGATATTGAGCGCCTCAAACAGCAAGAAGGCTACACTTCCGCCGACGTGATTAGCCTGGCGCCAGATCACGCAGAGAGAAAGGCATTACGGGAGAAGTTTCTTCAGGAGCACACGCACAGTGAAGATGAGGTTCGCTTCTTCGTACGCGGTAGCGGCGCGTTCTTTGTGCCGATTGGCGAACAGGTTTTTCAGCTTACCTGCGAAGCAGGCGATCTCTTGCGCGTCCCCGCCAACACGCCGCACTGGTTTGACTGCGGTGAATTTCCTGATTTTGTCGCGATCCGTATTTTTACCAATCCAGAAGGCTGGGTTGGGCACTTTACCGGACGGGAAACGTTTCACTAA
- a CDS encoding DUF1456 family protein, with amino-acid sequence MMNNDVLRSVRYMLNFNNDHLLKILARVEMTVPPQQLASYVKKEGEEGYQPCPDIVMSYFLNGLILQKRGQDENQPAPQFERKMTNNIILKKLRVAFSLKTDDIQAILLAQNFQVSLPEVTAMMRAPDHKNYRTCGDQVIRYFLKGLTARVRKG; translated from the coding sequence ATGATGAATAACGATGTCCTGCGCAGCGTGCGCTATATGCTGAATTTCAATAATGACCACCTGCTGAAGATCCTGGCGCGGGTGGAGATGACCGTCCCTCCCCAGCAGTTGGCGAGTTATGTCAAAAAAGAGGGAGAGGAAGGCTATCAGCCTTGCCCGGATATCGTAATGAGTTATTTCCTGAATGGGCTAATTCTGCAAAAGCGCGGTCAAGATGAAAACCAGCCTGCGCCGCAGTTTGAGCGCAAGATGACGAATAACATTATCCTGAAAAAACTGCGTGTCGCCTTTTCACTAAAAACGGATGATATTCAGGCAATTCTACTGGCACAAAACTTTCAAGTTTCACTACCGGAAGTGACTGCGATGATGCGCGCACCTGACCATAAAAACTACCGCACCTGCGGCGATCAGGTGATCCGCTACTTTCTAAAAGGGCTGACCGCTCGGGTACGGAAAGGCTAA
- the cobA gene encoding uroporphyrinogen-III C-methyltransferase, producing MMTTQSILAKGQRRQPVLGGEIWLVGAGPGDAELLTLKALRAIQQADVVVYDRLVSAEIMDLVPELALCIDVGKTRGCHRLSQEKINQLLVELAQAGQRVIRLKGGDPFIFGRGGEEMDYAQQAGIVCHVVPGITAATGCAAAVGLPLTHRACAQSVRFVTGHSRDGEPQLDWPTLADSQQTLVFYMGLSHSSRLCQRLIEHGLSAQTPVAIIERGTQPDQRLLIATLATLPALLARYQPQSPSLLVVGDVVRFCRHPALHVEATPALLTMEKHEAA from the coding sequence ATGATGACAACACAATCAATATTGGCGAAGGGTCAGAGGCGTCAGCCCGTACTCGGCGGTGAAATCTGGCTGGTGGGCGCAGGGCCCGGTGATGCGGAATTGCTGACGCTGAAGGCGTTGCGGGCAATCCAGCAGGCGGATGTAGTGGTCTACGATCGGCTGGTATCGGCGGAGATTATGGATCTGGTGCCGGAGTTGGCGCTGTGTATCGACGTCGGTAAAACGCGCGGTTGTCACCGCCTGTCACAGGAAAAAATCAATCAGCTGTTGGTCGAGCTGGCGCAGGCTGGGCAGCGGGTGATCCGTCTCAAGGGCGGCGACCCGTTTATTTTTGGACGCGGTGGTGAAGAGATGGACTATGCCCAGCAAGCCGGGATCGTCTGCCATGTGGTGCCCGGTATTACTGCTGCGACAGGCTGTGCGGCGGCTGTAGGACTACCGCTGACACACCGTGCCTGTGCGCAGTCGGTGCGTTTCGTCACCGGTCACTCGCGCGACGGCGAGCCGCAACTGGACTGGCCGACGCTGGCGGACAGCCAGCAAACGCTGGTGTTTTATATGGGGCTGAGCCACAGCAGTCGGCTATGCCAGCGCCTGATCGAACACGGGTTGTCAGCGCAGACGCCCGTCGCGATTATTGAACGCGGCACGCAACCGGATCAGCGATTACTGATTGCTACACTGGCGACCTTACCGGCATTGCTGGCACGCTATCAACCACAGTCACCCAGCCTGCTGGTGGTCGGTGATGTCGTCCGCTTCTGCCGCCATCCTGCGCTGCATGTTGAAGCGACACCCGCGCTGCTGACGATGGAAAAGCATGAAGCCGCCTGA
- a CDS encoding nitrate reductase has product MNAHVCRTTCPYCGVGCGVLAEHDGQGEVKISGDPAHPANFGRLCVKGSALGETLDLKGRLLWPLVEGRRVSWDQALDVVAERLLATMQQHGPQSVAFYGSGQLLTEDYYVANKLMKGFIGVANMDTNSRLCMASAVIGYKRGLGADAVPCNYEDIEQADVVVLVGSNTAWAHPVVYQRLAQAKQQRPQMQVVVIDPRRTATCDIADLHLPLQPGSDAGLFNGLLQWIAQDPRIDLTELAERFSGVEAALQSAQAWSVAQVADFCQLDDADIECFYHLFSTSEKVVTLYSQGVNQSSSGSDKCNAIINAHLLSGKIGVPGSGPFSITGQPNAMGGREVGGLANQLASHMGFTPLDIERVGRFWQSDNVATQPGLNAVDLFRAIERGDIKAVWIMGTNPVVSMPDADRVKLALERCPLVIVSEVMRHTDTTETADILLPALGWGEKDGTVTNSERRLSRQRAFLPAPGEAKADWWMLSQVAQRMGFAEAFAYQHPAEIFREHAALSGFENNGSRAFDISGLATLSNQQWQQLEPIQWPVNAAFPHGRARLGDDGRFWHTDSKAHLVAVTPSLPQSPWSAAYPLVLNTGRIRDQWHTMTRTGKAARLMRHIREPYCELHPQDAQTHDIQAGDLVRLSSVHGWMLARARLDAGQARGSVFVPMHWNQQFSAQSRVDSLVSPITDPYSGQPESKHSRVRIQPWHTAWQATLFFADEPMSSPLALPAEHDVLPPPATYWSKIPHEGVTQYLFADRTTVDDWQAWLTEHYGLENMQCQIAQGKGIFHLIGWRESRVALACYVSAQALHIDSDAVRQAFITPPLLPHERHALLAGQAPQGQVTQGATICSCYSVGEAIIVGAIRKGCHSVAALGGALKCGTNCGSCIPELKALLSQHVPITVNELKKAG; this is encoded by the coding sequence ATGAACGCGCACGTCTGTCGGACAACCTGCCCGTATTGTGGCGTCGGCTGTGGCGTGCTGGCAGAACACGACGGGCAAGGCGAGGTAAAGATCAGTGGCGATCCGGCGCACCCAGCTAACTTTGGTCGCCTGTGTGTCAAAGGTTCCGCGCTGGGAGAGACGCTGGACCTGAAAGGCCGGCTGCTGTGGCCACTGGTGGAAGGGCGTCGCGTCAGTTGGGATCAGGCGCTCGATGTGGTGGCCGAACGGTTGCTGGCGACTATGCAGCAGCACGGCCCGCAGTCGGTGGCGTTTTATGGTTCAGGCCAGCTGTTGACGGAAGATTATTACGTCGCCAATAAGCTGATGAAGGGCTTTATTGGCGTCGCCAATATGGATACCAACTCACGCCTGTGCATGGCATCGGCGGTGATTGGCTACAAGCGCGGATTAGGGGCGGATGCCGTTCCCTGTAATTATGAAGATATTGAACAAGCGGATGTGGTGGTGCTGGTGGGGTCTAATACCGCCTGGGCGCATCCGGTGGTGTATCAGCGGCTGGCGCAGGCGAAACAGCAGCGACCGCAGATGCAGGTGGTGGTGATCGACCCGCGACGTACCGCAACCTGCGATATCGCCGATCTGCATTTACCGCTGCAACCTGGCAGCGATGCAGGGCTGTTTAACGGCCTGCTGCAGTGGATTGCACAAGACCCACGCATCGATCTCACTGAACTGGCCGAACGTTTTTCCGGTGTGGAGGCGGCACTACAGTCAGCGCAAGCATGGTCGGTGGCGCAGGTGGCAGATTTCTGCCAGCTTGATGACGCCGATATCGAGTGTTTCTACCACCTGTTCAGCACCAGCGAAAAGGTGGTCACCCTTTATTCGCAGGGCGTTAATCAGTCGTCTTCGGGCAGTGATAAGTGCAATGCGATCATCAATGCGCATCTGCTGAGCGGCAAAATCGGCGTGCCGGGTTCAGGCCCCTTTTCGATAACCGGACAACCAAATGCCATGGGCGGTCGGGAAGTCGGTGGTTTAGCCAATCAGCTCGCCAGCCATATGGGCTTTACGCCGCTGGATATCGAGAGGGTTGGGCGCTTCTGGCAGAGCGATAATGTCGCGACACAGCCCGGTTTGAATGCGGTGGATCTGTTTCGCGCTATTGAACGTGGCGATATTAAAGCGGTGTGGATTATGGGCACCAATCCAGTGGTATCGATGCCGGATGCCGACCGAGTGAAACTGGCACTGGAGCGTTGCCCGCTGGTGATTGTCTCCGAGGTGATGCGCCATACCGATACCACAGAAACTGCCGATATTTTACTCCCCGCATTAGGCTGGGGGGAAAAAGACGGCACGGTAACCAATTCCGAACGCCGATTGTCTCGCCAGCGTGCCTTTCTGCCTGCGCCGGGGGAAGCCAAAGCTGACTGGTGGATGTTGAGTCAGGTTGCGCAGCGCATGGGATTTGCTGAAGCGTTTGCTTATCAGCATCCCGCAGAGATTTTCCGTGAACACGCTGCGCTGTCTGGGTTTGAGAATAACGGCAGCCGTGCGTTCGATATCAGCGGGCTGGCGACGCTCAGTAATCAGCAGTGGCAGCAGTTGGAACCGATACAGTGGCCGGTGAATGCGGCATTCCCGCACGGACGGGCCCGACTGGGTGACGATGGTCGATTCTGGCATACCGATAGTAAGGCGCATTTGGTGGCAGTAACGCCGTCGCTGCCGCAAAGCCCGTGGAGTGCGGCGTATCCACTGGTGCTGAACACCGGGCGTATTCGCGATCAGTGGCACACCATGACGCGTACGGGTAAAGCCGCTCGGCTGATGCGTCATATCAGAGAACCTTACTGCGAGCTGCACCCACAGGATGCACAGACGCATGATATTCAGGCGGGCGATCTGGTGCGCCTGTCGTCAGTACACGGTTGGATGCTGGCGCGGGCGCGACTCGATGCTGGGCAAGCGCGCGGTAGTGTGTTTGTGCCTATGCATTGGAATCAGCAGTTCAGCGCTCAGTCGCGGGTCGACAGTTTAGTTTCCCCGATTACCGATCCTTATTCCGGCCAGCCGGAAAGCAAGCACAGTCGGGTGCGTATCCAACCGTGGCATACCGCCTGGCAGGCCACGCTATTCTTTGCCGACGAACCGATGTCATCACCATTAGCGTTACCCGCAGAGCATGATGTTCTGCCTCCGCCTGCGACCTATTGGAGCAAGATCCCTCATGAGGGCGTGACGCAGTACCTGTTTGCCGACCGCACGACAGTAGATGACTGGCAGGCATGGCTGACTGAACACTATGGGTTGGAAAATATGCAATGTCAGATTGCGCAGGGCAAAGGCATATTTCATCTGATTGGCTGGCGCGAGAGCCGCGTGGCCTTGGCCTGCTATGTCAGTGCGCAGGCGCTTCATATTGATAGCGATGCGGTACGTCAGGCGTTTATCACGCCACCACTGTTGCCACACGAGCGCCATGCTCTGCTGGCGGGTCAGGCACCGCAAGGTCAGGTGACGCAGGGGGCCACGATTTGCAGTTGCTATAGCGTCGGTGAAGCGATCATTGTCGGCGCCATTCGTAAAGGATGCCACAGCGTGGCGGCATTAGGCGGCGCACTGAAATGTGGCACCAACTGCGGTTCCTGTATCCCTGAACTGAAGGCGTTATTGAGCCAGCATGTACCGATAACGGTCAATGAATTGAAAAAAGCAGGTTAA
- a CDS encoding ABC transporter ATP-binding protein, translated as MRTTPIIQVQKVSQRFNTASGEFLALDQVSFDIHTGETVSLIGHSGCGKSTLLNLIAGLTLPSSGGLLCDNREIDGPGPERGVVFQNHSLLPWLTTYENVALAVRQVFRGQMNKHEMHEWIIHNLELVHMGHALNKRPNEISGGMKQRVGIARALAMKPKVLLMDEPFGALDALTRAHLQDAVMEIQQRLQTTIVLITHDVDEAVLLSDRVLMMTNGPAATVGEIMAVELERPRSRVALADDPRYHHYRQQVLHFLYEKQPKAA; from the coding sequence ATGCGTACAACACCGATTATTCAAGTGCAAAAGGTGAGCCAGCGTTTCAATACCGCCAGCGGTGAGTTTCTGGCGCTGGATCAGGTGAGTTTTGATATTCATACCGGTGAAACAGTCAGCCTGATCGGCCATTCCGGTTGCGGAAAATCTACGTTATTGAACCTGATTGCCGGCCTGACGCTGCCGAGCAGCGGTGGCCTGCTGTGTGACAACCGTGAAATTGACGGGCCGGGGCCGGAACGCGGCGTGGTCTTTCAGAACCATTCTCTGCTGCCGTGGCTGACCACCTATGAAAACGTCGCGCTAGCGGTACGGCAGGTGTTTCGCGGGCAGATGAACAAGCACGAAATGCACGAATGGATTATCCACAATCTGGAACTGGTGCACATGGGACACGCGCTGAACAAGCGTCCAAATGAGATTTCTGGCGGGATGAAGCAGCGTGTAGGGATTGCCCGCGCGTTGGCAATGAAGCCGAAAGTGCTGCTGATGGATGAACCGTTTGGTGCACTGGATGCGCTGACCCGTGCGCATCTTCAGGATGCAGTGATGGAGATTCAGCAGCGTTTGCAAACCACGATTGTGCTGATTACCCATGACGTAGACGAAGCGGTGCTGCTGTCAGATCGCGTGCTGATGATGACCAACGGCCCCGCGGCGACGGTCGGTGAAATCATGGCGGTTGAGCTGGAACGTCCGCGTTCACGCGTCGCGCTGGCTGACGATCCGCGCTACCACCATTACCGTCAGCAGGTGTTGCATTTCTTATATGAAAAACAGCCTAAAGCAGCCTGA
- the nirD gene encoding nitrite reductase small subunit NirD, whose amino-acid sequence MKPHLIVIGNGMASARFVDALRQLAATRYCITVIGDEPRASYNRILLSPVLSGEKAFTDTLLTPAVIDDDAALPVNTLLGERVTHIDRQAREVTTTQRQLHYDHLVLATGSTPFMPPMPGIDLAGVCGFRTLDDVELMLATISRSVPAVVIGGGLLGIEAAAALRLRGADVTLLHRVPILMERQLDATASDLLCDSLRARGIACETDVQVAALHGDAHGVTAVELADGRTIPAGLVVVTAGVIPASQLARECGLPCNRGVLVDGQLQTADPHISAIGECCELNGETFGLVAPCFAHATLVAQRLAGHAPQDYLREQATTRLKVTGIGVVSGGDINVAPNDEVYTTFDPQTQHYRRLLLRDGRLSGVLLYGDTDDSPRLLAAMDNTTEGEMIPPATLLFGLSSPDSDSQPEAVRIPVMSKPILVVVGHGMVGHYFLEQLVERDLHQHYHIVVFGEERYEAYDRVHLSEYFSGRSAASLSLVKDGFFAESGIELRSTSEIVAIDRERQCVCDAQGRETAYDKLVLATGSYAFVPPIPGNTRPGCLVYRTLDDLDAIAAQAKKATSGVVIGGGLLGLEAANALRQLGLDTHVVEFAPRLMAVQLDDGGASMLRRKIEALGVQIHVSKETREITDGEQALHRLCFADGSVLETDLVLFSAGIRPRDKLADSCDLEKGPRGGIVIDDRCQTSDDAIFAIGECALWKGQIFGLVAPGYQMARSVADTLALRDTPFTGADMSTKLKLLGVDVASIGDAHGRTAGSQSYQWTDGPNEVYKKIVVSADGKHLLGAVLIGDSSDYSTLLQMMLNDMPLPKQPEGLILPARSGDAPKGLGVAALPASAQICSCHNVSKSDISAAVAGGCGELGALKTCTKAGTGCGGCVPLLKQVMEYELTQLGVEVKKDICEHFAYSRQELYHLIRVHEIRSFDGLLERYGHGLGCEVCKPLVGSMLASCWNDYLLQPQHLPLQDTNDRFFANIQKDGTYSVVPRVPAGEITPAGLIAIGQVAQRYNLYTKITGGQRVDLFGARLEQLPEIWRELIDAGFETGHAYGKSLRTVKSCVGSTWCRYGVQDSTGLAIQLEHRYKGLRSPHKVKMAVSGCTRECAEAQSKDIGVIATDKGWNLYVCGNGGMKPRHADLFASDLDTETLLRTIDRVLMFYIRTGDRLQRTSTWMDNLEGGIEYLRQVILEDSLNIGEELDKEMQRVVEAYQCEWQTTLENPERLALFRGFLNSDSPDEAVVMVPERGQIRPAQEHEKAVSTEPVVLKPATHEAEWVQVATLGDIPRHAGMAARLGQQQIALFHLPGSEQQVYALENHEPGSGANVLSRGLIGDVAGEPVVISPLYKKRFKLRDGVSPDDSALYVRAWPVRVEDDEIWVCRQPLAVPESVGLADNDMAKAS is encoded by the coding sequence ATGAAACCGCATCTGATAGTGATTGGTAACGGAATGGCGAGCGCGCGATTCGTCGATGCGCTGCGGCAACTGGCCGCGACGCGCTACTGCATCACTGTGATTGGTGATGAGCCGCGCGCCAGCTATAACCGCATTCTATTGTCGCCGGTATTAAGCGGCGAAAAAGCGTTTACGGATACGCTGCTGACGCCTGCGGTTATCGACGATGATGCGGCACTGCCGGTGAACACTCTGTTGGGGGAGCGGGTTACCCATATCGATCGCCAAGCGCGTGAGGTGACAACGACGCAACGGCAACTGCATTACGACCATCTGGTGTTGGCGACGGGCTCAACGCCGTTTATGCCGCCGATGCCCGGTATCGATCTGGCTGGCGTATGTGGTTTCCGCACGCTGGATGATGTTGAACTGATGTTGGCGACGATTAGCCGGTCCGTTCCTGCGGTAGTGATTGGCGGGGGGCTGCTCGGTATTGAGGCGGCTGCGGCGCTAAGGCTGCGTGGTGCTGATGTGACGTTGCTGCATCGTGTTCCGATTCTGATGGAACGTCAACTGGATGCCACAGCAAGCGACCTGCTGTGTGACAGCCTGCGCGCGCGCGGTATCGCCTGTGAAACAGATGTGCAGGTTGCTGCACTGCATGGCGACGCACACGGCGTAACGGCAGTCGAACTGGCAGATGGCCGCACGATCCCCGCCGGGCTGGTGGTGGTGACCGCTGGCGTGATCCCTGCCAGCCAACTGGCTCGCGAGTGCGGCTTGCCCTGCAACCGTGGTGTGCTGGTGGACGGACAGTTGCAAACCGCCGATCCACATATCAGCGCGATCGGTGAATGCTGCGAACTCAATGGTGAAACGTTCGGGTTGGTTGCCCCGTGTTTCGCCCATGCCACGCTGGTAGCGCAGCGCCTTGCTGGACATGCACCGCAAGACTATCTGCGTGAACAGGCGACGACGCGGCTGAAAGTCACGGGAATTGGCGTGGTCAGCGGCGGCGATATTAACGTTGCTCCGAATGATGAGGTGTACACCACGTTTGATCCGCAGACGCAGCACTATCGCCGTCTGCTACTGCGTGACGGTCGGCTGAGCGGTGTTCTGCTGTATGGCGACACTGACGACAGCCCGCGCCTGCTAGCCGCGATGGATAACACGACTGAAGGCGAGATGATACCGCCTGCCACGCTGCTTTTCGGACTTTCTTCCCCTGATTCTGACTCACAGCCTGAAGCTGTAAGGATTCCTGTCATGAGCAAACCTATTTTAGTGGTCGTAGGCCACGGTATGGTCGGCCACTATTTTCTTGAACAGCTGGTTGAGCGTGACCTGCACCAGCATTACCACATCGTGGTATTTGGCGAGGAACGCTATGAAGCCTATGACCGTGTTCATCTCTCCGAGTATTTTTCTGGGCGCAGCGCTGCTTCGTTGTCACTGGTAAAAGACGGCTTTTTTGCCGAGAGCGGCATTGAATTACGCAGCACCAGCGAGATCGTGGCGATCGATCGTGAACGTCAGTGCGTGTGTGACGCGCAGGGTAGAGAAACCGCCTACGACAAACTGGTGCTGGCAACGGGGTCCTACGCATTTGTTCCACCGATTCCCGGCAATACGCGCCCTGGCTGTCTGGTTTATCGCACGTTAGACGATCTGGACGCGATTGCAGCACAAGCGAAAAAAGCCACATCCGGTGTGGTGATTGGCGGCGGTTTGCTGGGACTGGAAGCCGCCAACGCCCTGCGTCAACTGGGACTGGACACTCATGTGGTGGAATTTGCACCACGCCTGATGGCGGTACAGCTGGATGACGGCGGTGCCTCGATGCTACGCCGCAAGATCGAGGCTCTGGGCGTACAGATTCATGTCAGCAAAGAAACGCGTGAAATTACCGACGGCGAGCAGGCGTTGCATCGTCTCTGCTTTGCCGACGGTAGCGTGTTGGAAACCGACTTAGTGTTATTTTCCGCTGGCATTCGTCCACGCGACAAACTGGCGGATAGCTGCGATTTAGAGAAAGGACCACGGGGCGGCATCGTGATTGATGACCGTTGCCAAACTTCTGACGATGCGATTTTCGCTATCGGCGAATGTGCGCTGTGGAAAGGTCAGATTTTCGGGCTGGTAGCTCCGGGCTACCAGATGGCACGCAGCGTGGCCGATACGTTAGCGCTGCGTGATACGCCATTTACTGGCGCAGATATGAGTACCAAATTGAAGCTGCTGGGCGTGGACGTCGCGTCGATTGGCGACGCGCACGGGCGCACGGCAGGAAGCCAAAGCTACCAGTGGACGGACGGTCCGAACGAGGTCTACAAGAAAATCGTGGTGTCTGCCGACGGTAAGCATTTGCTGGGTGCGGTACTGATTGGCGACAGCAGCGATTACAGCACGCTGCTGCAAATGATGCTCAACGATATGCCGTTGCCTAAACAGCCGGAAGGACTGATTTTACCGGCGCGTTCTGGCGATGCACCGAAAGGACTGGGCGTGGCGGCCTTACCCGCCAGCGCACAGATCTGTTCCTGCCATAACGTCAGCAAAAGCGACATCTCAGCCGCAGTGGCGGGTGGCTGCGGCGAGCTGGGGGCGCTAAAAACCTGCACCAAGGCGGGGACGGGCTGCGGCGGCTGTGTGCCACTGCTTAAACAGGTGATGGAGTACGAACTGACGCAACTGGGCGTCGAAGTGAAGAAGGACATTTGCGAGCATTTTGCCTATTCGCGTCAGGAGCTGTATCACCTGATCCGCGTGCATGAGATCCGCTCGTTCGATGGCCTTCTTGAGCGTTACGGCCACGGTTTAGGTTGCGAAGTGTGTAAGCCGCTAGTGGGGTCGATGCTGGCGTCCTGCTGGAATGACTACCTGCTACAACCGCAGCACCTGCCGTTGCAGGATACCAACGATCGTTTCTTTGCCAACATCCAGAAAGATGGCACCTATTCCGTCGTGCCGCGCGTTCCCGCAGGGGAAATCACCCCAGCTGGGCTGATCGCTATCGGTCAGGTCGCGCAGCGCTATAACCTGTACACCAAGATTACCGGCGGTCAGCGGGTGGATTTATTCGGGGCGCGATTGGAACAGCTTCCGGAAATCTGGCGTGAGCTGATCGACGCTGGGTTTGAAACCGGTCATGCCTACGGAAAATCACTGCGTACCGTGAAATCCTGCGTGGGATCGACCTGGTGCCGCTATGGCGTGCAGGATTCGACTGGGCTGGCGATCCAACTGGAGCACCGTTATAAGGGGCTGCGCTCGCCGCATAAAGTCAAAATGGCGGTTTCCGGCTGTACACGTGAATGTGCGGAGGCACAAAGCAAAGATATTGGTGTGATTGCCACGGACAAAGGTTGGAATCTGTACGTGTGTGGTAACGGCGGTATGAAACCGCGCCATGCGGATCTTTTTGCCAGCGATCTGGATACCGAAACTCTGCTGCGCACCATCGATCGGGTCTTGATGTTTTATATCCGCACCGGCGATCGTCTCCAGCGTACCAGCACCTGGATGGATAATCTGGAAGGCGGAATAGAGTATCTGCGACAGGTGATTCTGGAAGACAGCCTGAATATCGGCGAAGAGTTAGATAAAGAGATGCAGCGCGTGGTGGAGGCTTACCAATGCGAATGGCAAACCACGCTGGAAAACCCAGAACGTTTGGCGCTGTTCCGTGGTTTCCTGAACAGCGATAGCCCGGATGAGGCGGTGGTGATGGTGCCGGAACGTGGGCAGATTCGTCCAGCGCAGGAACATGAAAAAGCAGTATCGACAGAGCCGGTAGTCCTGAAACCTGCCACGCATGAAGCGGAATGGGTACAGGTAGCAACGCTGGGTGACATTCCGCGTCATGCCGGAATGGCGGCCCGTCTCGGACAGCAGCAGATCGCGCTGTTCCACCTACCGGGCAGCGAGCAGCAGGTGTACGCGTTGGAAAACCACGAACCGGGCAGCGGGGCGAATGTGCTGTCGCGTGGGTTGATCGGTGATGTCGCGGGTGAACCGGTGGTGATTTCTCCGCTGTACAAAAAACGCTTCAAGCTGCGGGATGGCGTCAGCCCGGATGACAGTGCGCTATACGTTCGCGCCTGGCCGGTGCGTGTGGAAGACGACGAAATCTGGGTATGCCGTCAACCGCTGGCCGTGCCGGAAAGCGTCGGTCTGGCAGACAATGACATGGCGAAAGCATCATGA